The segment GGTCCTCGACCGTCGTCCAGCCCAGCAGGGTGTCGCTGACGACCTGCATCCGCTTCTGGCCGAGCACCACCCGCCGGCCCTGGTGCTCCACGTCGGGCGCCTGCGGCAGGTACGGGGCCAGGGCCGAGGCCCGCGCCTCCTTGACCTGGAGCACCAGCGGCTCGCCCAGGTGGTCCAGGAGCAGCACCACGTACGAGCGCAGGCCTACGCTGCCCGTCCCGACCACCCGGAAGGCCACGTCATGGACGGCGTAGCGCGCGAGCAGCGGCAGCCGGTCCTCGCCCAGGGTGCGCAGGTAGTCCGCGAGGGACAGCGCGACCGCCGCGGCCTCCTTGTCCGGCACCCGGCGCAGCACCGGCGGGGCGTCGACGAAGCGCCGGCCGCCGTCCGGCACGGGCTCGGTGGCGCGCGCCGCGAACTTGGCGCTGGTGTTCTTGCGCGCCTTCTCCGAGACCCGCCCCAGGGTGTCGCGCAGATCCCCGGCATGCGCATGCGCGACCAACTGCTCGTCGGCGATGGCGTTCCAGGCCTCCACCACCGGCAGTTTGGCCAGCAGCCGCATGGTCCGCCGGTACGCGCCCACCGCGTCGAAGGCCGCCGACCGGCAGACGTCCTCGTCCGCGCCGGCCTCCCGGCCCGCGAGCACCAGCGAAGCCGCGAGGCGCTTGAGATCCCACTCCCAGGGACCGTGGGCGGTCTCGTCGAAGTCGTTGATGTCCATGACGAGGCCACCGCGCGCGTCACCGTAGAGACCGAAGTTCGCCGCATGCGCATCACCGCACAACTGCGCGCCGATGCCGGAGGCGGCCGTGCCGGCCAGGTCGGCGGCCATCAGCCCGGCCGACCCGCGCAGGAAGGAAAAGGGGCTCGCCGCCATCCGCCCGACCCGCAGCGCGATCAGGCCGGGGATCCGGCCCTCGTTGGAGGCCCGCACCGACTCGACCGCGCCCGGCCTGTCGGCCGCTGCCTCGAAAATCCCGTGCGCCTCGCGCGGAACGCGCTCCCGCAGGGCCCGGCCGTCGGCCTTCGGTGAGCCGGGGTGCGGCCACCGCGCAAATCCCGACACAAGCGGAATTCTCTGCTCCATCATGAGTCCCTCCCTGCCCCGAAAACCCGCGCGTCGAACTGAAGTGCCCGGTTGGTCATATCTGGGGTCAATCGCGCCATTTACCGGACCGCGTCCGATGATTCATGCTTGCCTGGACCGCAACCCAATACGACACTGATACTCCCTCAGCGCCGGCCCGGCCCGAACCGCAGGTGCACATCGTTGGACGAGATGACCCAGCTACCCGCCACCGCCGCCACGACGAGCCCGATCGCGACCACGGGCTTCTCCGCCCTGCTCCGCCTCGCCGTCCTGTGCGTCGATCCGGACGGCCACATCTCGTACTGGAACCGGGGCGCCGAGGAGCTGTTCGGCCACCGCTGGGAGGGCGTCTTCGGCCAGCGCGCCTCCGGTCTGCTGCCCCACCCCGCCGATCCGGCCGGTGAGCGCCAGGACACCCTCGACCTGCTCGACGACCTCACCCGCCCCGCCTGGGCCGGGGCACTGGCCGCCACCGACCGCGACGGCGCGGTACGGGACGCCCTGTGGTGGTCGTACCGGATCATGGAGCCCGCCGGGCGCAGCCTCCTGGTGATCGCGGCGAACGCCAAGCCGCTGCGCGCAGGGGCGCTGCGCATAGCGCTGGGCGACCGCATGCTGCCGTACACGGCCGCCGACGGCGTGAACGACGGGGCGCCCGAAAACGGCGTGCGCATCGCGGCCCGGCTGGCCACGGTGTCCGACCCTGGGCATGCCGAACACCTGGGCGCCCGCCTGGGCTCCGTGCTTCCCCGGGTGAGCTCGGGGCGGCTGGACCGGATCATGCGGCAGATCGTGCCGTACGGCTACCCCGTACTGGAAGTGGAGGGCACGGTTCCGCTGCCGGTGCTGCCGTACGAGCAGCAGGGCCGGCCCGGCGGCGGTCCGGCCGCCGGCCGCCCGGCCCGCGCCTCGGGACCGGCCGACCGCAAGGAACTGCTGCCCGCACAGAGCACGTATCCCGCACAGAGCACGTATCCCGCACGCGGCACCTACGCCGCGCAGAGCGCGCAGGCCGCCCGGAGTGCGCACCCCGTCCCGACCCCCGGGCACACCCTCGACGAGCAGCTCGCCCTGCTCCGCGAGATCGGCACCAAGGTCGGCACCACCCTCGACCTGGACACCACGGCCCGGGAGCTGTGCGCGGTCACCGTCCCGCGCTTCGCCGACTACGCCGCGATCCTCATCGTCGACCAGCTCTTCTCCGACACCGAGCCGCCCAAGGACGACCGGCCGTCCGGCATGATCACCGCCCGCCGGGTCGCGGTCGCGCACAACGGACAGCCCGGCGGCCCCTGGGACACCTCGCTGCCCGAGGGCGAGCTGATCCCGCTCGCCGCCAACGAGATCACCCCGCGCCTCGGCGATCCGTTCCTCATCCCGGTGATAGACCCCGCGCTCGCCGAGGACATCGCCGCCGACCTCGGCGTCCCGGCACTCGGCCCGTTACTGCCCCACCACTCGATGGTCGTCGTCCCACTCACCGCGCGCGGCACCGTACTCGGCCGCATGTGCCTGGTACGCCGCCCCGGCCGCCGCCCCTTCGACGCCAAGGACGCCGAGACCGCCGGCGAGGTCGTCGCCCGCGGCGCCGTCCACCTGGACAACGCGCGCCTGCACCGCCTGGAGTCGCGTGCCGCCGCCACGCTCCAGCGCAGCATGATGCCGACCCGCCCGCCGAAGATCCCCGGCGTGCGCATCGCGCACCACTACCGCCCCGGCGACCGGCAGGCTCAGGTCGGCGGCGACTGGTTCGACGCGATCCAGCTCCCCGGCGGGCGCGTGGCGCTGATCGTCGGCGATGTCATGGGCCACGGCCTGCTCTCGGCAGCCGTGATGGGCCAGTTCCGTACGTCCGTGATCACGATGGCCGCCCTCGACCTGCCGCCCGCCCAGCTGCTGCGCCACCTGGACAACCTCGCCCACCGCCTGGGCGCCGAGCACCTCGCGACCTGCGTCTACGCGGTCTACGACCCGATCCACCGGTCCCTCACCCTGGCCAACGCCGGCCACATCCCGCCCGTCCTTGCCCGCCACGACGGGCGCAGTGAGCTGCTGCAGATCCCCAAGGGCGCCCCGATCGGGGTGGGCGGCGTGCCGTTCGAGACGGTCGAGATCCCGGTGCCGGACGGCAGTTGGCTGGTGCTGTGCACCGACGGGCTGGTCGAGGTGCGCGGGCAGGGGATAGACGCGGGGCTGGCCGCCCTCTGCTCCAATGTCATCGAGCCGGACCAGACCCCCGAGGACGTCTGCGAGCAGATCCTCAGCAAGGTGCACTACGACGACCGGGGCGACGATGTCGCGCTGCTGGTCGCCAACTTCCAGGGCATCCCGTCGGACGATGTCGCCGAGTGGAAGCTGGACATGGACCTGTCGCAGGTGCGCCGGGCCCGCGAGCTGACCCGCGACCAGCTCGCCGTATGGGGCCTGACCGGCAACATCAGCGAGCTCACCGAGCTGCTGGTCAGCGAGCTGGTGACCAACGCGCTGCGGGCCGCGTCCCACGAGGTGAGCCTGCGTCTGATGCGGGTGGGAAAGCTGCTGGTCGAGGTCACCGACGACGACCACAACCTCCCCCAGCTGCGGCGCGCGGACCCCAATGACGAGGAGGGCCGCGGCCTCACCCTCGTCAGCCACCTGTCGCGCCGCTGGGGCACCAGCCGCAAGGCGGTCGGCAAGGTCGTCTGGTTCGAACTCCCGCTCCCGAACCGACCGAGCTAGCCGAGTCGGACAGCCTCGCCCGTAATGGCTTCCTTGGCCTCCCGGACCCCGGCGCAGGGGGAGTCGCCCGGCAGATACGCCTCCGCCCACTGCCCCAGAGCCTGCAGCACCGGCCCCAGCGCCCGCCCCGCCTCCGTGAGCCGGTAGCTGACCCGCAGCGGCGGACCGGCCTCGACCTCCCGGGTCAGCAGTCCGGCCTCGGCCAGCTCGGTGAGCCGGTCCGAGAGCATGCGCTCACTGATCCTCGGAATGGCGCGGCGCAGCTCCGAGAAGTAGACCGCGCGCTGTGTGAGGACCGCCACGATCAGGCCGGTCCAGCGCTTGCCGAGCAGCTCGAAAACCCGTGTGAGGGCCACATCGACCCCGATACACGGCTCCACCGCTTCTTCCCGCCGCTGTGCCATGCGCCAAGAGTACTGCCCTTGCCTCGCAAGGCTGCAGAAAAGTAAGCTCCTGTGGTACCAATAGCTACGTACTAATATTCATCCGGATCGGAGACACCCCCATGCCCACGCTGCTGCACATCGACTCCTCCATCTGGCCCGCCGAGGGCTCCACTTCCAAGGACGTGGCGGCCACCTTCCGCAAGGAGTGGGAGGCCCAGCACCCCGGCGGCACCGTCGTCTACCGCGACCTGGCCACCGACCCGATTCCGCACCTCGACGCGGCCGGCTACCTCGGCGGCGCCGAGCACCCGCTCCGCGACACCCTGGCCACCGAGCTGGAGCAGGCCGACGCGGTGCTGATCAGCGCCCCGATGTACAACTTCTCGATCCCCTCCACCCTGAAGGCGTGGCTGGACCAGGTCATCATTCTCGGCCGCACCGCCGGTGAGACCCCGTCCGCCGCGGGCACCCCGGTCGTCATCGTGGCCAGCCGTGGCGGCGGCTACGGCCCCGGCACCCCGCGCGAGGAATTCGAGTTCGTCACGACCTACCTGGAGAAGGTCTTCGCCGGCCAGCTCGGCATCACCGACGTCGAGTTCGTCGTCCCCGAGCTCACCCTGGCCCGCGTCGTGCCCGCCATGGCCCAGCTGATCGACCTCGCCGACGCCTCGAAGGCGAAGGCCCACGACGAAGCCGCCGCCAAGGCCAAGACGCTCGCCACGAAGGTCGCCTGAACGAAGCCCACACAGAAGGCCCCGCCTCCACAGATCGGACGGCGGGGCCTTCCGTCTGCCTTTAGCCAGACTTTGCGTTTCCCGGGAAGAAAGACGGGCGACAAACTAGTTGCCTTGGATTACTAAATAGGGCGAATTCCCGGGGGGACCCTCCGCATGACCAGTTCCACCGACCTCGCGCACGACCGACGGCGGGGCAGCGCGATCGTCGTCGTGCTCTCGCTCGCCGGCATCGTCGTCGCCGTGATGCAGACGCTCGTCGTACCGCTCATATCCGAGCTGCCGGCCCTTCTGCACTCCTCCGCCTCCGACGCCTCCTGGGTGATCACCGCGACCCTGCTGGCCGGCGCCGTCGCCACCCCCGTCATGGGCCGCCTCGGCGACATGTACGGCAAGCGGCGGATCCTCTTCCTCAGCCTCGGCCTGCTGGTGGCCGGCTCGGCGCTGTGCGCCTTCACCTCGTCCCTCGTACCGATGGTGATCGGCCGGGCGCTGCAGGGCGGCGCCATGGGCGTCATCCCGCTGGGCATCAGCATCATGCGCGACGAGCTGCCGCGTGAGCGGATGGGCTCCGCGATGGCCCTGATGAGCTCCTCGCTCGGCATCGGCGGCGCGCTCGGCCTGCCCGGCGCGGCCCTCGTCGCGCAGCACTGGAACTGGCACAGCCTGTTCCTGGTCTCCGGCGGCCTCGGCATCGCCGCGATCGCGCTGATCGCCGTCTTCGTCCCCGAGTCGCCCGTGCGCACGCCGGGCCGCTTCGACGTCCCGGGCGCGATCGGGCTCAGCGCGGGCCTGATCTGCCTGCTGCTCCCGATCACCAAGGGCGCCGACTGGGGCTGGGGCAGCGGCACCACCCTCGGGCTGTTCGCCGCCGCCGTCGTGATCCTGCTCGGCTGGGGCGCCTTCGAACTGCGCACCGCCGAGCCGCTGGTCGACCTGCGCACCACCGCCCGCCCCCAGGTGCTGCTCACCAACCTCGCCACGGTCATGGTCGGCTTCACGCTCTACGCCCAGATGCTGGCCCTGCCGCAGATCCTCGAACTGCCCGAGGCGACCGGCTACGGCCTCGGCCTGTCGATGGTCAAGGCCGGTCTGTGCCTGGCCCCCGGCGGTCTGGTCATGATCCTGATCTCGCCGGTCTCGGCCCGTATCACCGCCGCCAAGGGCCCCAAGGTCTCGCTGCTGATCGGCATCGCCGTCTCAGCCGCCGGCTACGCGCTGGGCACCGCGCTGCTCCACGCCGTCTGGCAGCTCATCGTCGTCGGCCTGGTCATCGGCACCGGCGTCGCCTTCGCCTACGCGGCCATGCCCGCCCTCATCATGGGCGCGGTCCCGCCCTCGGAGACGGCCGCGGCCAACGGCCTCAACACCCTCATGCGGTCGATCGGCACCTCGACCTCCAGCGCGGTGGTCGGCGTCGTCCTGGCCCACATGACGCAGCCCCTGGGCACCGCCGTCGTCCCCTCGCTGGACGGCTTCCGGACCGCCTTCGTCATCGCCGCCTCGGCCGGAGTGGTCGCCCTGGCCATCGGCGCCTTCATCCCGGGCAAGGCGAAGGGCCGTACGGCGGTCACCGCCGCACGGCCCCAGGCTGCCGGAACCAAGGCGTCAGAGGTTGACGCCGAAGTCCTGAGCGATGCCCCGCAGACCTGACGCGTAGCCCTGCCCGACGGCGCGGAACTTCCACTCCGCGCCGTTGCGGTACAGCTCGCCGAAGACCATCGCGGTCTCGGTCGAGGCGTCCTCGGTGAGGTCGTAGCGGGCGAGCTCGTTGTTGTCGGCCTGGTTCACGACGCGGATGAAGGCGTTGCGGACCTGGCCGAAGCTCTGCGAACGGCCTTCGCCGTCGTAGATCGACACCGGGAAGACGATCTTGGCGACCTCGGCCGGGACCGTCGTCAGGCTGACCTTCACCTGCTCGTCGTCGCCCTCGCCCTCGCCGGTGATGTTGTCGCCGGTGTGCTCGACCGAGCCCTCGGGGCTCTTGAGGTTGTTGAAGAAGACGAAGTGCTTGTCCGAGACGACCTTGCCGCTCTCGTCGACCAGCAGCGCGCTCGCGTCCAGGTCGAAGTCCGTGCCCGTGGTCGTGCGCACGTCCCAGCCCAGACCGACGGTGACCGCGGTCAGTCCCGGGGCCTCCTTGGTCAGCGAGACATTGCCGCCCTTGGAAAGGCTGACTCCCATGGATCTCCCTGCTCAATCCGGCGCGGGCCGCGCCCCTTGACGATTCCTTTACTGACCTTGCCCAATTGACCCAACGCGCACGTACCCGCCCCGGTTCCCGGCCATGCCTGCGCTCACCCGCGTGCCGCAAAAGCCCTGCGAAAGCCCCGCTACGACGGCGCGCGCAGCGCGTCCACCGGCTCCATACGCGCCGCGCGCAGCGACGGGTAGAGG is part of the Streptomyces sp. NBC_01262 genome and harbors:
- a CDS encoding DUF2252 domain-containing protein translates to MMEQRIPLVSGFARWPHPGSPKADGRALRERVPREAHGIFEAAADRPGAVESVRASNEGRIPGLIALRVGRMAASPFSFLRGSAGLMAADLAGTAASGIGAQLCGDAHAANFGLYGDARGGLVMDINDFDETAHGPWEWDLKRLAASLVLAGREAGADEDVCRSAAFDAVGAYRRTMRLLAKLPVVEAWNAIADEQLVAHAHAGDLRDTLGRVSEKARKNTSAKFAARATEPVPDGGRRFVDAPPVLRRVPDKEAAAVALSLADYLRTLGEDRLPLLARYAVHDVAFRVVGTGSVGLRSYVVLLLDHLGEPLVLQVKEARASALAPYLPQAPDVEHQGRRVVLGQKRMQVVSDTLLGWTTVEDRPYQVRQFRNRKGSVDPASLQAGLIDDYARMTGALLARAHAHSADPRLIAGYCGKGEELDEAVAAFAVTYADRTEADHAELVEAVRSGRIPAELGI
- a CDS encoding ATP-binding SpoIIE family protein phosphatase, which encodes MTQLPATAATTSPIATTGFSALLRLAVLCVDPDGHISYWNRGAEELFGHRWEGVFGQRASGLLPHPADPAGERQDTLDLLDDLTRPAWAGALAATDRDGAVRDALWWSYRIMEPAGRSLLVIAANAKPLRAGALRIALGDRMLPYTAADGVNDGAPENGVRIAARLATVSDPGHAEHLGARLGSVLPRVSSGRLDRIMRQIVPYGYPVLEVEGTVPLPVLPYEQQGRPGGGPAAGRPARASGPADRKELLPAQSTYPAQSTYPARGTYAAQSAQAARSAHPVPTPGHTLDEQLALLREIGTKVGTTLDLDTTARELCAVTVPRFADYAAILIVDQLFSDTEPPKDDRPSGMITARRVAVAHNGQPGGPWDTSLPEGELIPLAANEITPRLGDPFLIPVIDPALAEDIAADLGVPALGPLLPHHSMVVVPLTARGTVLGRMCLVRRPGRRPFDAKDAETAGEVVARGAVHLDNARLHRLESRAAATLQRSMMPTRPPKIPGVRIAHHYRPGDRQAQVGGDWFDAIQLPGGRVALIVGDVMGHGLLSAAVMGQFRTSVITMAALDLPPAQLLRHLDNLAHRLGAEHLATCVYAVYDPIHRSLTLANAGHIPPVLARHDGRSELLQIPKGAPIGVGGVPFETVEIPVPDGSWLVLCTDGLVEVRGQGIDAGLAALCSNVIEPDQTPEDVCEQILSKVHYDDRGDDVALLVANFQGIPSDDVAEWKLDMDLSQVRRARELTRDQLAVWGLTGNISELTELLVSELVTNALRAASHEVSLRLMRVGKLLVEVTDDDHNLPQLRRADPNDEEGRGLTLVSHLSRRWGTSRKAVGKVVWFELPLPNRPS
- a CDS encoding winged helix-turn-helix transcriptional regulator, which gives rise to MAQRREEAVEPCIGVDVALTRVFELLGKRWTGLIVAVLTQRAVYFSELRRAIPRISERMLSDRLTELAEAGLLTREVEAGPPLRVSYRLTEAGRALGPVLQALGQWAEAYLPGDSPCAGVREAKEAITGEAVRLG
- a CDS encoding FMN-dependent NADH-azoreductase — translated: MPTLLHIDSSIWPAEGSTSKDVAATFRKEWEAQHPGGTVVYRDLATDPIPHLDAAGYLGGAEHPLRDTLATELEQADAVLISAPMYNFSIPSTLKAWLDQVIILGRTAGETPSAAGTPVVIVASRGGGYGPGTPREEFEFVTTYLEKVFAGQLGITDVEFVVPELTLARVVPAMAQLIDLADASKAKAHDEAAAKAKTLATKVA
- a CDS encoding MFS transporter, which codes for MTSSTDLAHDRRRGSAIVVVLSLAGIVVAVMQTLVVPLISELPALLHSSASDASWVITATLLAGAVATPVMGRLGDMYGKRRILFLSLGLLVAGSALCAFTSSLVPMVIGRALQGGAMGVIPLGISIMRDELPRERMGSAMALMSSSLGIGGALGLPGAALVAQHWNWHSLFLVSGGLGIAAIALIAVFVPESPVRTPGRFDVPGAIGLSAGLICLLLPITKGADWGWGSGTTLGLFAAAVVILLGWGAFELRTAEPLVDLRTTARPQVLLTNLATVMVGFTLYAQMLALPQILELPEATGYGLGLSMVKAGLCLAPGGLVMILISPVSARITAAKGPKVSLLIGIAVSAAGYALGTALLHAVWQLIVVGLVIGTGVAFAYAAMPALIMGAVPPSETAAANGLNTLMRSIGTSTSSAVVGVVLAHMTQPLGTAVVPSLDGFRTAFVIAASAGVVALAIGAFIPGKAKGRTAVTAARPQAAGTKASEVDAEVLSDAPQT
- a CDS encoding TerD family protein, whose translation is MGVSLSKGGNVSLTKEAPGLTAVTVGLGWDVRTTTGTDFDLDASALLVDESGKVVSDKHFVFFNNLKSPEGSVEHTGDNITGEGEGDDEQVKVSLTTVPAEVAKIVFPVSIYDGEGRSQSFGQVRNAFIRVVNQADNNELARYDLTEDASTETAMVFGELYRNGAEWKFRAVGQGYASGLRGIAQDFGVNL